A portion of the Sabethes cyaneus chromosome 3, idSabCyanKW18_F2, whole genome shotgun sequence genome contains these proteins:
- the LOC128742979 gene encoding uncharacterized protein LOC128742979, with protein sequence MPFTAYLVIGFCLMQTVHGLQGAHHDEYPMLPNERTTLDDCNLRYHILLGRIGLVGPALGHRSRLKETVHLGIVGWTQSNGTVQWRCEGTLIWFDVVLTAARCTLDSNGQQPDVVRFGGLNVNDSENPDDIQQFDIVNITRFPEYQVDSPYHDIALLRLEKNVTTNSTAVPACLWTKEEFRFKTLNTTIWVQEQTQLKIAFKELELSNCSTNQTEHTSQHLKQYNICGETEQLDVHETIPSGAPLQIRLTHNGRVSPFLVGISTNENDGSIPRNLMFTKVASYQDWIIATMRSYGIIADEDMLNSTLCAMHFATQREYEDRIITYRSNESVSIDLGYRSIKQDYELPSYIVQLAWHTEESQNCYGVVIDESTVLTLAQCTIHDGSPVAHVLLPNNIWINVSSVHIHPEYGNASARNNIAILKLEKFIDTNQIQPTCIWYNHDIPSNNVDIFGFGRADIHYFWPLSLDSTFTYLQVSAKVQTASTCLIPTNYSTSLDKGSNSDLICLGRNFFLVPDSCQLLTGGALRGSTYRYHNSYPTTYGLVQFGQDCGFGEHALATNLASHVKWMESVLLPKRSEGDTALQFIDSDQTEGDSCTSNSGKLGLCVPVAKCSEKWVQLLSSDSFLLCSSNSVVCCPTDLIIDDESIASDLLNCPEIVTNLAPISQQGSMVRLGWLTNDSLEFRCIGSIITNTVILTTASCLGEVAPNLVELAGNVSQARHEVSKVLLHPAYNSSEDSSNNIALVSLKNPLEWSSEIFPACLWINETHTPLVLRMVYFDESGKTLYSLVLPMYNSDCQRTHPNRLLGTHICAKNRGSKSTCVKTASQLMWHRADKVQFIVGLAVEAPDCKDWYYMIFTRVASFKKWIAQNLQ encoded by the exons ATGCCGTTCACAGCATATTTGGTGATCGGATTTTGTTTAATGCAAACTG ttCATGGACTTCAAGGAGCACACCACGACGAATATCCCATGCTGCCGAACGAACGAACAACTTTGGATG ACTGCAATTTGCGTTATCATATTTTGCTCGGCAGGATAGGATTGGTAGGTCCGGCCCTCGGACACCGATCTCGGCTGAAGGAAACGGTTCACCTAGGTATAGTCGGATGGACTCAATCGAACGGCACCGTTCAGTGGCGCTGTGAAGGAACGTTGATTTGGTTTGACGTTGTGCTGACGGCCGCGCGATGCACTCTGGATTCCAA CGGTCAGCAACCCGACGTGGTAAGGTTTGGAGGATTAAATGTGAATGATTCAGAAAATCCGGACGACATTCAACAATTTGATATTGTCAATATTACCAGATTTCCAGAGTATCAAGTTGATAGCCCATATCACGATATTGCACTCCTGAGATTGGAAAAAAACGTAAC CACCAACAGTACAGCGGTACCGGCATGCCTTTGGACGAAGGAAGAATTTAGGTTTAAAACTTTAAACACCACTATTTGGG ttcAGGAACAAACGCAGTTGAAGATAGCATTCAAAGAACTTGAACTCTCTAATTGTAGCACAAACCAAACAGAGCACACTAGTCAACATTTAAAGCAATACAACATTTGTGGCGAAACCGAACAGTTGGACGTTCATGAAACA ATTCCTTCTGGAGCTCCACTCCAAATCCGACTGACGCACAATGGACGAGTATCACCATTTCTGGTTGGAATTTCAACTAATGAAAACGATGGTAGTATTCCTAGAAATTTAATGTTTACAAAGGTGGCCTCTTATCAAGACTGGATAATCGCCACTATGCGATCGTATGGAATTATAGCAGACG AAGATATGTTGAATTCTACATTGTGTGCCATGCATTTTGCGACTCAGCGTGAGTACGAAGATCGCATAATAACGTACAGAAGCAACGAATCCGTTTCCATTGATCTTGGCTATCGAAGCATAAAACAGGATTATGAGCTTCCTTCATACATAGTACAGCTAGCTTGGCACACAGAAGAGTCTCAAAATTGCTACGGAGTAGTTATCGACGAATCAACAGTGTTAACATTGGCTCAATGCACCATTCATGATGG ATCTCCTGTGGCTCACGTATTGTTACCAAACAACATTTGGATTAACGTGTCGTCTGTACACATCCATCCAGAATATGGAAACGCTTCTGCTCGTAATAACATCGCTATattaaaattggaaaaattcaTCGACACTAACCAAATTCAGCCAACCTGTATTTGGTACAATCACGACATTCCGTCTAACAACGTAGATATATTTGGATTCGGTAGAGCTGATATCCATTATTTTTGGCCGCTTTCATTGGATTCAACATTTACGTATCTTCAAGTGTCGGCCAAAGTTCAGACTGCATCAACATGTCTAATTCCTACGAACTATTCTACAAGCTTAGACAAGGGATCAAATAGTGACCTTATATGCTTGGGGAGAAACTTCTTTTTAGTTCCGGACTCGTGTCAGCTATTAACCGGAGGTGCTCTCCGTGGATCAACTTATCGTTATCACAACTCGTATCCTACAACGTATGGATTAGTTCAATTCGGTCAGGATTGTGGCTTTGGTGAACACGCGCTAGCCACAAATTTGGCGAGTCACGTTAAATGGATGGAGTCGGTATTACTTCCGAAACGTTCGGAGGGTGATACAGCATTGCAGTTTATCGATTCAGATCAAACCGAAGGAGATTCGTGTACTTCAAATAGCGGAAAGCTGGGCCTTTGTGTTCCTGTCGCAAAGTGTTCGGAAAAGTGGGTCCAACTACTGTCGTCAGATAGTTTTTTGCTTTGTTCGTCGAACTCTGTAGTTTGCTGTCCGACCGATCTCATAATAGATGACGAGAGTATAGCTTCAGATCTTTTGAATTGTCCTGAAATTGTTACAAATCTGGCACCTATATCACAGCAAGGATCAATG GTTCGTCTAGGTTGGCTAACTAATGATAGCTTAGAATTTCGATGCATTGGATCTATCATAACAAATACCGTCATCCTAACCACTGCCAGTTGCCTGGGAGAGGTGGCGCCGAATTTAGTTGAACTAGCTGGAAACGTTTCACAGGCTAGACACGAAGTAAGCAAAGTATTGCTGCATCCAGCGTACAATTCGTCCGAGGATAGCTCCAATAATATCGCTCTGGTCTCACTGAAAAATCCCCTGGAATGGAGCTCTGAGATATTCCCCGCATGCTTGTGGATAAATGAAACACATACTCCCCTAGTACTGCGAATGGTGTACTTtg ACGAATCCGGTAAAACGCTATATTCTCTGGTGCTACCTATGTACAACTCGGATTGCCAAAGAACACACCCGAATCGGTTGCTCGGTACACACATTTGCGCAAAAAACCGTGGTAGCAAATCTACATGCGTTAAGACTGCTAGCCAATTAATGTGGCATAGAGCTGATAAAGTCCAGTTCATCGTTGGTTTGGCAGTGGAGGCACCAGATTGCAAGGATTGGTACTATATGATATTTACCAGGGTGGCTTCATTCAAGAAGTGGATAGCACAAAATTTACAGTGA